A portion of the Punica granatum isolate Tunisia-2019 chromosome 7, ASM765513v2, whole genome shotgun sequence genome contains these proteins:
- the LOC116213973 gene encoding C2 and GRAM domain-containing protein At5g50170 isoform X2 has protein sequence MRLYVYVLQARDLPAKDSYVKVQVGRHKSKTWTVKGTQNPAWNEELVFRVHDLDEEVVLSVFHPEGDAANGMFGGSGELMGRARVPLQSVAGEDKQTLPPTWFPLERHKAGKFINKDCGKILVTISLRGKCHDNLTDNHMASSGVHKNEGEEMDPSSKGTGATHKTHDGKHLVKAVANRLEKIFSKNNEGPWTEDSSEVSAATSDYEDCAEESSSDHSFEEAMERMKSHSSGQDLPENLQGGILLDRIFAVPPYDLNAVLFGPDSQFRRDLVNLQGTTDVKEGPWTWKAGEISRLTRVVSYTRAATKLVKAVKATEEQTYLKADGNFFAVLVSVSTPEVPYGNMFDVELLYKIMPGPVQANSGEESSHLLVSWEVQFLQSTMMRGMIEGGVRQGLKESFEQFMDLLAQNFKMMNTSDSLHKDQVLASLEGGHKSDWKSAFQYFCNLTVIFTIAMFFYVISHIVMSKPSEYQGLECYGVDLPDSFGELVTCGILVLQLQRVYYMVLHFVKARLQKGGDHGLKAQGAGWILTVALIEGMNLASLDSTGLPDPYVVLTCNGRMRTSSVKLQTCDPQWNEVLEFDAMEEPPSVLDVEVFDFDGPFDQATSLGHAEINFLKHTATELADMWVFLEGKLAQSSQSKLRLRIFLDNNNGVETIRDYLTKMEKEVGKKLNLRSPHRNSTFQKIFGLPAEEFLISDFTCSLKRKLPLQGRLFLSARIVGFYANFFGHKTRFFFLWEDIEEIQILPASLASVGSPTLVIVLHKGRGLDARHGAKSQDEEGRLCFYFQSFVSFNVASRTIMALWRTRTLTPEQKAQIAEEQQDQENGIISDDLGSILGGEDAQMSKIYGSELPVSISSLMEVFSGGELEHKVMERSGCLNYATTAWETVKLGVFERYTSGIRL, from the exons ATGAGGCTCTACGTCTACGTTTTACAAGCGAGGGACCTGCCGGCGAAGGACTCCTACGTCAAGGTCCAGGTCGGGAGGCACAAGTCCAAGACTTGGACTGTGAAGGGCACCCAGAACCCCGCCTGGAACGAGGAGCTCGTCTTCAGGGTCCATGATCTCGACGAGGAAGTTGTGCTCTCTGTTTTCCATCCCGAAGGTGACGCCGCCAACGGGATGTTCGGCGGCTCCGGAGAGTTGATGGGTCGTGCCCGCGTGCCACTTCAGTCCGTGGCTGGCGAGGATAAGCAGACGCTGCCACCGACTTGGTTCCCCCTCGAGAGGCATAAAGCAGGGAAATTTATAAACAAAGATTGCG GCAAAATTCTGGTCACGATTTCATTGCGTGGGAAATGCCACGATAATTTGACTGACAACCATATGGCTTCTTCTGGGGTCCACAAAAATGAAGGTGAAGAAATGGATCCATCCTCCAAAGGGACAGGTGCGACCCACAAGACCCACGACGGGAAACATCTAGTAAAGGCTGTTGCAAATCGTCTCGAGAAGATTTTCAGCAAGAACAATGAAGGTCCCTGGACTGAGGATTCCTCAGAAGTTTCTGCTGCAACATCAGATTACGAGGATTgtgccgaggaaagcagttcCGATCATAGCTTTGAAGAAGCGATGGAGAGGATGAAATCGCACAGCAGTGGACAAGATTTGCCCGAGAATTTGCAGGGAGGCATTCTTCTTGATCGGATATTTGCAGTTCCACCTTACGATCTGAATGCGGTTCTCTTTGGGCCCGATTCGCAGTTTAGACGAGACCTGGTGAATTTGCAGGGAACAACCGATGTCAAGGAGGGCCCTTGGACTTGGAAAGCAGGAGAAATATCACGTTTAACACGGGTTGTTTCATACACGAGGGCAGCAACAAAGTTGGTTAAGGCAGTCAAAGCAACAGAGGAGCAAACCTACCTGAAAGCAGATGGAAATTTTTTTGCTGTATTGGTATCTGTGAGCACTCCAGAGGTTCCATATGGGAACATGTTCGATGTTGAGCTGCTCTACAAGATAATGCCGGGGCCTGTGCAAGCTAATTCAGGAGAAGAATCTTCACATCTTCTTGTTTCGTGGGAAGTCCAATTTCTCCAGTCGACTATGATGAGAGGAATGATTGAAGGAGGAGTTCGTCAGGGCCTAAAAGAGAGCTTTGAACAATTTATGGACCTACTGGCTCAGAATTTCAAGATGATGAATACCTCCGACTCTTTGCACAAAGATCAAGTTCTCGCATCACTGGAAGGTGGACACAAGTCCGATTGGAAATCAGCATTTCAATACTTTTGCAACTTGACTGTTATTTTCACCATTGCAATGTTTTTCTATGTCATTTCTCACATTGTAATGTCAAAGCCCAGCGAATATCAAGGGTTGGAATGCTACGGTGTCGATTTGCCCGACAGTTTTGGAGAGCTTGTTACTTGTGGAATTTTAGTTCTTCAATTACAGCGTGTTTATTACATGGTCTTGCACTTCGTAAAGGCTAGGCTGCAGAAAG GCGGAGATCATGGATTGAAAGCCCAAGGTGCTGGGTGGATCCTCACTGTAGCTTTGATCGAAGGGatgaacttagcatctctagaCTCGACTGGTCTTCCTGACCCATATGTGGTCTTAACTTGCAATGGAAGAATGAGAACAAGTTCTGTCAAGCTCCAAACATGTGatccacagtggaatg AGGTACTAGAATTTGATGCTATGGAAGAACCGCCGTCGGTGTTAGATGTGGAGGTTTTTGATTTTGATGGCCCGTTTGATCAGGCAACCTCTCTTGGACACGCAGAGATAAATTTCTTGAAGCATACTGCTACCGAACTGGCTGATATGTGGGTCTTTCTCGAGGGGAAGCTCGCTCAGTCTTCTCAGTCTAAGTTGCGTCTGCGGATCTTTCTGGACAACAATAACGGGGTCGAGACAATCAGGGACTATCTCACAAAGATGGAAAAGGAAGTCGGAAAGAAG TTGAATCTACGGTCTCCTCACAGGAACTCAACATTCCAAAAGATATTTGGGTTGCCAGCAGAGGAGTTTCTTATTAGTGACTTCACGTGTTCACTCAAGAGGAAATTGCCATTACAG GGGCGGCTCTTCCTGTCTGCAAGGATTGTTGGGTTCTATGCCAATTTTTTTGGTCATAAAACCCGGTTTTTCTTCCTGTGGGAGGATATTGAGGAAATCCAAATTCTTCCAGCGTCCTTGGCTTCAGTTGGAAGTCCCACACTAGTAATAGTTTTACACAAGGGTCGAGGTCTGGATGCAAGACACGGTGCAAAGTCTCAGGATGAGGAAGGCAGGCTTTGCTTCTACTTCCAGTCGTTTGTATCATTCAACGTGGCAAGCAG AACAATTATGGCCTTGTGGAGGACTCGGACTCTGACTCCAGAACAGAAAGCACAAATTGCAGAAGAGCAGCAAGATCAAGAAAACGGCATAATTTCAGATGATCTTGGGTCCATTTTGGGCGGTGAAGATGCACAAATGTCCAAAATTTATGGTTCCGAACTTCCTGTTAGC ATAAGTTCTCTGATGGAAGTGTTCAGTGGGGGGGAACTGGAGCACAAAGTAATGGAGAGATCGGGCTGCCTTAATTATGCAACCACTGCTTGGGAGACAGTGAAGCTCGGTGTCTTTGAGAG GTACACTTCAGGTATCAGATTGTGA
- the LOC116213973 gene encoding C2 and GRAM domain-containing protein At5g50170 isoform X1, with product MRLYVYVLQARDLPAKDSYVKVQVGRHKSKTWTVKGTQNPAWNEELVFRVHDLDEEVVLSVFHPEGDAANGMFGGSGELMGRARVPLQSVAGEDKQTLPPTWFPLERHKAGKFINKDCGKILVTISLRGKCHDNLTDNHMASSGVHKNEGEEMDPSSKGTGATHKTHDGKHLVKAVANRLEKIFSKNNEGPWTEDSSEVSAATSDYEDCAEESSSDHSFEEAMERMKSHSSGQDLPENLQGGILLDRIFAVPPYDLNAVLFGPDSQFRRDLVNLQGTTDVKEGPWTWKAGEISRLTRVVSYTRAATKLVKAVKATEEQTYLKADGNFFAVLVSVSTPEVPYGNMFDVELLYKIMPGPVQANSGEESSHLLVSWEVQFLQSTMMRGMIEGGVRQGLKESFEQFMDLLAQNFKMMNTSDSLHKDQVLASLEGGHKSDWKSAFQYFCNLTVIFTIAMFFYVISHIVMSKPSEYQGLECYGVDLPDSFGELVTCGILVLQLQRVYYMVLHFVKARLQKGGDHGLKAQGAGWILTVALIEGMNLASLDSTGLPDPYVVLTCNGRMRTSSVKLQTCDPQWNEVLEFDAMEEPPSVLDVEVFDFDGPFDQATSLGHAEINFLKHTATELADMWVFLEGKLAQSSQSKLRLRIFLDNNNGVETIRDYLTKMEKEVGKKLNLRSPHRNSTFQKIFGLPAEEFLISDFTCSLKRKLPLQGRLFLSARIVGFYANFFGHKTRFFFLWEDIEEIQILPASLASVGSPTLVIVLHKGRGLDARHGAKSQDEEGRLCFYFQSFVSFNVASRTIMALWRTRTLTPEQKAQIAEEQQDQENGIISDDLGSILGGEDAQMSKIYGSELPVSISSLMEVFSGGELEHKVMERSGCLNYATTAWETVKLGVFERSVSYKFNRHVSIFGGEVTCTQQKTSNEDGWTVNEVMALHNVPFGDHFRVHFRYQIVKSVLTHSSCKCDAYMGILWLKSIKFQQRISRNVTEKFTHRLREIFGLVEKEIL from the exons ATGAGGCTCTACGTCTACGTTTTACAAGCGAGGGACCTGCCGGCGAAGGACTCCTACGTCAAGGTCCAGGTCGGGAGGCACAAGTCCAAGACTTGGACTGTGAAGGGCACCCAGAACCCCGCCTGGAACGAGGAGCTCGTCTTCAGGGTCCATGATCTCGACGAGGAAGTTGTGCTCTCTGTTTTCCATCCCGAAGGTGACGCCGCCAACGGGATGTTCGGCGGCTCCGGAGAGTTGATGGGTCGTGCCCGCGTGCCACTTCAGTCCGTGGCTGGCGAGGATAAGCAGACGCTGCCACCGACTTGGTTCCCCCTCGAGAGGCATAAAGCAGGGAAATTTATAAACAAAGATTGCG GCAAAATTCTGGTCACGATTTCATTGCGTGGGAAATGCCACGATAATTTGACTGACAACCATATGGCTTCTTCTGGGGTCCACAAAAATGAAGGTGAAGAAATGGATCCATCCTCCAAAGGGACAGGTGCGACCCACAAGACCCACGACGGGAAACATCTAGTAAAGGCTGTTGCAAATCGTCTCGAGAAGATTTTCAGCAAGAACAATGAAGGTCCCTGGACTGAGGATTCCTCAGAAGTTTCTGCTGCAACATCAGATTACGAGGATTgtgccgaggaaagcagttcCGATCATAGCTTTGAAGAAGCGATGGAGAGGATGAAATCGCACAGCAGTGGACAAGATTTGCCCGAGAATTTGCAGGGAGGCATTCTTCTTGATCGGATATTTGCAGTTCCACCTTACGATCTGAATGCGGTTCTCTTTGGGCCCGATTCGCAGTTTAGACGAGACCTGGTGAATTTGCAGGGAACAACCGATGTCAAGGAGGGCCCTTGGACTTGGAAAGCAGGAGAAATATCACGTTTAACACGGGTTGTTTCATACACGAGGGCAGCAACAAAGTTGGTTAAGGCAGTCAAAGCAACAGAGGAGCAAACCTACCTGAAAGCAGATGGAAATTTTTTTGCTGTATTGGTATCTGTGAGCACTCCAGAGGTTCCATATGGGAACATGTTCGATGTTGAGCTGCTCTACAAGATAATGCCGGGGCCTGTGCAAGCTAATTCAGGAGAAGAATCTTCACATCTTCTTGTTTCGTGGGAAGTCCAATTTCTCCAGTCGACTATGATGAGAGGAATGATTGAAGGAGGAGTTCGTCAGGGCCTAAAAGAGAGCTTTGAACAATTTATGGACCTACTGGCTCAGAATTTCAAGATGATGAATACCTCCGACTCTTTGCACAAAGATCAAGTTCTCGCATCACTGGAAGGTGGACACAAGTCCGATTGGAAATCAGCATTTCAATACTTTTGCAACTTGACTGTTATTTTCACCATTGCAATGTTTTTCTATGTCATTTCTCACATTGTAATGTCAAAGCCCAGCGAATATCAAGGGTTGGAATGCTACGGTGTCGATTTGCCCGACAGTTTTGGAGAGCTTGTTACTTGTGGAATTTTAGTTCTTCAATTACAGCGTGTTTATTACATGGTCTTGCACTTCGTAAAGGCTAGGCTGCAGAAAG GCGGAGATCATGGATTGAAAGCCCAAGGTGCTGGGTGGATCCTCACTGTAGCTTTGATCGAAGGGatgaacttagcatctctagaCTCGACTGGTCTTCCTGACCCATATGTGGTCTTAACTTGCAATGGAAGAATGAGAACAAGTTCTGTCAAGCTCCAAACATGTGatccacagtggaatg AGGTACTAGAATTTGATGCTATGGAAGAACCGCCGTCGGTGTTAGATGTGGAGGTTTTTGATTTTGATGGCCCGTTTGATCAGGCAACCTCTCTTGGACACGCAGAGATAAATTTCTTGAAGCATACTGCTACCGAACTGGCTGATATGTGGGTCTTTCTCGAGGGGAAGCTCGCTCAGTCTTCTCAGTCTAAGTTGCGTCTGCGGATCTTTCTGGACAACAATAACGGGGTCGAGACAATCAGGGACTATCTCACAAAGATGGAAAAGGAAGTCGGAAAGAAG TTGAATCTACGGTCTCCTCACAGGAACTCAACATTCCAAAAGATATTTGGGTTGCCAGCAGAGGAGTTTCTTATTAGTGACTTCACGTGTTCACTCAAGAGGAAATTGCCATTACAG GGGCGGCTCTTCCTGTCTGCAAGGATTGTTGGGTTCTATGCCAATTTTTTTGGTCATAAAACCCGGTTTTTCTTCCTGTGGGAGGATATTGAGGAAATCCAAATTCTTCCAGCGTCCTTGGCTTCAGTTGGAAGTCCCACACTAGTAATAGTTTTACACAAGGGTCGAGGTCTGGATGCAAGACACGGTGCAAAGTCTCAGGATGAGGAAGGCAGGCTTTGCTTCTACTTCCAGTCGTTTGTATCATTCAACGTGGCAAGCAG AACAATTATGGCCTTGTGGAGGACTCGGACTCTGACTCCAGAACAGAAAGCACAAATTGCAGAAGAGCAGCAAGATCAAGAAAACGGCATAATTTCAGATGATCTTGGGTCCATTTTGGGCGGTGAAGATGCACAAATGTCCAAAATTTATGGTTCCGAACTTCCTGTTAGC ATAAGTTCTCTGATGGAAGTGTTCAGTGGGGGGGAACTGGAGCACAAAGTAATGGAGAGATCGGGCTGCCTTAATTATGCAACCACTGCTTGGGAGACAGTGAAGCTCGGTGTCTTTGAGAGGTCAGTGTCTTACAAATTCAATCGCCATGTCTCGATCTTTGGAGGGGAAGTGACCTGCACCCAGCAAAAGACATCCAATGAGGATGGGTGGACCGTGAACGAAGTCATGGCACTCCACAACGTCCCCTTTGGGGACCACTTTCGG GTACACTTCAGGTATCAGATTGTGAAATCAGTTCTAACTCATAGTTCCTGCAAGTGCGATGCGTATATGGGTATTCTATGGCTCAAGAGCATCAAGTTCCAGCAGAGGATATCTCGGAACGTAACAGAGAAATTCACCCACAGGCTGAGGGAAATATTCGGGCTGGTCGAGAAAGAGATTCTTTGA